The genomic stretch GCTTCATGGAAACCTTGAGTCACTCTATTCAGAAGACAAGAGATAGGATTGTTGAAAAGGGTGAAAGAAGTAGGGTCCTTGTTGACAATGGGTAGTTGTGGTTTTTGGAATGTGCGAGGCCTGAATAGTATTAACAAACAGCTTGAAATAAAGCATTTTCTTAATATGAATAATGTAGGTTTATTTGGTTTAGttgaaactaaaataaaaagCCATAGTTGGAATAAAGTAAGGAATACTTTGTGTTAGACTTGGTCCATATGTACTAATTCTAGCCTACACAGTGGGGGTAGAGTATGGTTATTATGGGACCCTTCTATGTTTGATGTTAATGTGAAGGATGTGACTGCCCAGGCCATACATTCTGAGGTGCGTGTATGATAAATTCAGGAGGAAAACTTTCTGGTATACTTTGGTGTATGGTTTCAATAAGGCTGTAGAGAGGGAGAGTCTTTGGAATAGCATTAGAGATTACCACAGGGGCATCAATGGTCCTTGGGTGGTTTGTGGGGACTTCAATGCTATTTTGGACTTTAACGAAAGGATTGGTGGGGCACCTGTTTCTTATGCCGATGTTCTTCCTTTGGCCCAGGTTACTCAGGATTGCAATTTGGCTGATCTGAAAGCGACTGGTGCTTTTTTTACGTGGAATAATAAGTATGAAACTGGTGATAAAGTGTATAGTAGAATTGACAGGGTAATGATAAATGATGATTGGATCACTACCTTCCCTCCTGACAGTGTGGCAAATTTCCTCCCTGAGGGGTTATTTGATCATTGCCCCTGTCTCATTTCCTTGGAATGTTCACATCAGCAACGTACTAAGTCTTTtaagtactttaatatgtgggcATTTTCTAAGGAGTTTGATTCTACTGTCAGGAATTGTTGGAGTACAGTAGTTCAGGGGACACCAATGTTTAGAGTGGTTCAGAAATTGAAGTTATTGAAAAAAGCTTTCAGGAACCTGAATAGGGAGAAATTCAGTGATATTGAGAACTTAACTAATGTCGCTGAGTTAGCACTTAAAGATATTCAGGTGAATCTGGTTCAGGATCCTTTGAATTCTGAACTCTGTCATACTGAGAAAATGTGTGCTGCAGTATTGGGAGAACTAATCAAAGCTCGAAATATGTTCCTTAGTCAAAAAGCTAAAGCAGCCTGGATTGCTGAGGGAGATGAGAACTCTTCTTATTTTCATTCAGTGATCAAAAAACGCAGAAGCCATAATAGGGTAttgataagtagcattttagtcgtattttaccccgcatttataccttattccgactcgattttgtgtgcttaaatgtctaaaaagctcatttaattactaatttataataattagttgtattagtttataattaataattaattgtatttatgtataatattagtattattattattattatattaatttaatgtgcAGGCAAGACGGGAAAGTGAGGCGGAAGAGCAAGACGGGATTATGAGAAGAAATGGCGGAGGTGAAAATAGGCTAAATCATGggaaaataaactaagtaaaggagcagctgctaatttcagacggtctttgctgAGCTTTTACTACCACCTCCGCCACCGTGGCAGCCACCAACCACAACCACTAACCACCCTTCACTTCCAACATCACATTCcaaccacccacgaccaccatgGACCACCGAAAAAGCCACCACAAACCCTTCTTCCACCCCTAGCCACAAACATACAAACAACACCCATTTCATGCGACCATCTTTCAACCACCACCAAATCCACCTCCAGCCACCGTGGGAGCCACCCATCACCACCAATAACATCCTCCCACTTCCCACTTCACAACAAAACCTTCCATCACCACCACTGACCACCGTGGAGGCCACCACGACCTCCCCTATACCCCCTGTCCATCGACATGAACAAACAATAACCATGTTTTGTGACCGTCTTTGCTGCCCAAATTCGACCACCATACAGCCACCCACAACCAC from Silene latifolia isolate original U9 population chromosome 2, ASM4854445v1, whole genome shotgun sequence encodes the following:
- the LOC141641583 gene encoding uncharacterized protein LOC141641583 codes for the protein MVVHFMVNGPKWYATNVSTAPTQQRAATVERGIVTPVIVSKPVVEQSMPRRLLTRMMRQESGEKRVFIPGGLSFMETLSHSIQKTRDRIVEKGERSRVLVDNGLHSGGRVWLLWDPSMFDVNVKDVTAQAIHSEAVERESLWNSIRDYHRGINGPWVVCGDFNAILDFNERIGGAPVSYADVLPLAQVTQDCNLADLKATGAFFTWNNKYETGDKVYSRIDRVMINDDWITTFPPDSVANFLPEGLFDHCPCLISLECSHQQRTKSFKYFNMWAFSKEFDSTVRNCWSTVVQGTPMFRVVQKLKLLKKAFRNLNREKFSDIENLTNVAELALKDIQVNLVQDPLNSELCHTEKMCAAVLGELIKARNMFLSQKAKAAWIAEGDENSSYFHSVIKKRRSHNRPVTPINQAIVRMGPCLTADHRASLLAPLSDNEIKRAMFDIPVAIPDNVKQFRPIACCNTVYKCLSKLICNRLRDILPDIISPSQSAFIKGRDIVGNILICQDLIRLYKRKACSPRLLMKLDLQKAYDSR